The following coding sequences are from one Musa acuminata AAA Group cultivar baxijiao chromosome BXJ2-4, Cavendish_Baxijiao_AAA, whole genome shotgun sequence window:
- the LOC135610912 gene encoding transcription factor HHO3-like isoform X1: MGPMAVAEEMGLEMKLCAMRTVGGFLKEASAIECRDGGRAARLEESIRSLEEEKRKIEAFKRELPLCMHLLGEVIEGLNKEIERCRCERFGRAFEEFVPVKSKVEEDGGIKEETEYKDKRNWMSSAKLWNDNCSQNNNDSKKHDKIKFKEKDGDSHPRQGKENFFSERKSRNGGGAFVPFRGLPPFADSCKREEEKPAAALPDLSLQSPAIRNHHVSGCASRAVGNAPEMTPATVGAHVSLQSLQQQPPRKARRCWSQELHRRFMRAIQQLGGVQVATPKQIRDRMKVDGLTNDEVKSHLQVYRLLVDLSFHGLLNVLALLFQKYRLHTRRMSNASAIPQDQHTCSSQQSVSQSNSPQSPLQLAGSALALSVTAGDSLEDDGKSESYSWK; encoded by the exons ATGGGCCCGATGGCGGTGGCGGAGGAGATGGGTTTGGAGATGAAGCTGTGCGCCATGCGGACCGTCGGTGGCTTTCTGAAGGAGGCGTCGGCGATCGAGTGCCGGGACGGCGGGCGGGCCGCTAGGCTGGAGGAGTCCATCAGGAgcttggaggaggagaagaggaagatcgAAGCTTTCAAGCGCGAGCTCCCTCTTTGCATGCATCTCCTCggcgagg TGATCGAGGGATTGAATAAGGAGATCGAGCGATGCCGTTGCGAGAGGTTTGGGCGAGCTTTCGAAGAATTCGTACCAGTAAAGAGTAAAGTTGAGGAGGATGGAGGAATAAAAGAGGAAACGGAATACAAAGATAAAAGGAACTGGATGAGCTCCGCCAAACTCTGGAACGATAATTGTAGCCAGAACAACAATGATTCCAAAAAGCACGACAAGATAAAATTTAAAGAG AAAGATGGAGACTCTCATCCGAGGCAGGGGAAGGAGAACTTCTTCTCGGAACGCAAGAGCCGGAATGGCGGGGGCGCATTCGTGCCATTTAGAGGTCTGCCACCGTTTGCTGACAGCTGCAAGAGGGAGGAAGAGAAGCCTGCCGCCGCGTTGCCTGACCTATCACTGCAGTCGCCTGCGATCAGAAACCACCATGTCAGTGGCTGCGCCTCTAGAGCTGTTGGCAATGCGCCGGAGATGACTCCGGCGACAGTTGGTGCCCACGTTAGCTTGCAGTCGCTGCAGCAGCAGCCACCAAGAAAGGCGAGGAGATGCTGGTCGCAGGAGCTACATCGTCGGTTCATGCGCGCCATCCAACAGCTCGGCGGTGTTCAAG TGGCCACCCCCAAGCAGATACGAGACCGGATGAAGGTGGATGGGCTCACAAACGATGAAGTGAAAAGCCATCTGCAGGTATATCGCTTGCTTGTTGATCTCAGTTTTCACGGTTTGCTCAATGTTCTGGCCCTGCTGTTTCAGAAATACCGGTTGCACACTCGAAGAATGTCTAATGCTTCAGCTATTCCACAAGATCAACACACTTGCTCGTCACAGCAGAGTGTTTCACAATCCAATTCTCCGCAAAGCCCGCTTCAGTTAGCTGGCTCTGCACTTGCATTGTCAGTGACTGCGGgagatagcttggaggatgatggCAAATCAGAGAGCTATAGCTGGAAATGA
- the LOC135610912 gene encoding transcription factor NIGTH1-like isoform X2: protein MGPMAVAEEMGLEMKLCAMRTVGGFLKEASAIECRDGGRAARLEESIRSLEEEKRKIEAFKRELPLCMHLLGEVIEGLNKEIERCRCERFGRAFEEFVPVKSKVEEDGGIKEETEYKDKRNWMSSAKLWNDNCSQNNNDSKKHDKIKFKEKDGDSHPRQGKENFFSERKSRNGGGAFVPFRGLPPFADSCKREEEKPAAALPDLSLQSPAIRNHHVSGCASRAVGNAPEMTPATVGAHVSLQSLQQQPPRKARRCWSQELHRRFMRAIQQLGGVQVATPKQIRDRMKVDGLTNDEVKSHLQKYRLHTRRMSNASAIPQDQHTCSSQQSVSQSNSPQSPLQLAGSALALSVTAGDSLEDDGKSESYSWK from the exons ATGGGCCCGATGGCGGTGGCGGAGGAGATGGGTTTGGAGATGAAGCTGTGCGCCATGCGGACCGTCGGTGGCTTTCTGAAGGAGGCGTCGGCGATCGAGTGCCGGGACGGCGGGCGGGCCGCTAGGCTGGAGGAGTCCATCAGGAgcttggaggaggagaagaggaagatcgAAGCTTTCAAGCGCGAGCTCCCTCTTTGCATGCATCTCCTCggcgagg TGATCGAGGGATTGAATAAGGAGATCGAGCGATGCCGTTGCGAGAGGTTTGGGCGAGCTTTCGAAGAATTCGTACCAGTAAAGAGTAAAGTTGAGGAGGATGGAGGAATAAAAGAGGAAACGGAATACAAAGATAAAAGGAACTGGATGAGCTCCGCCAAACTCTGGAACGATAATTGTAGCCAGAACAACAATGATTCCAAAAAGCACGACAAGATAAAATTTAAAGAG AAAGATGGAGACTCTCATCCGAGGCAGGGGAAGGAGAACTTCTTCTCGGAACGCAAGAGCCGGAATGGCGGGGGCGCATTCGTGCCATTTAGAGGTCTGCCACCGTTTGCTGACAGCTGCAAGAGGGAGGAAGAGAAGCCTGCCGCCGCGTTGCCTGACCTATCACTGCAGTCGCCTGCGATCAGAAACCACCATGTCAGTGGCTGCGCCTCTAGAGCTGTTGGCAATGCGCCGGAGATGACTCCGGCGACAGTTGGTGCCCACGTTAGCTTGCAGTCGCTGCAGCAGCAGCCACCAAGAAAGGCGAGGAGATGCTGGTCGCAGGAGCTACATCGTCGGTTCATGCGCGCCATCCAACAGCTCGGCGGTGTTCAAG TGGCCACCCCCAAGCAGATACGAGACCGGATGAAGGTGGATGGGCTCACAAACGATGAAGTGAAAAGCCATCTGCAG AAATACCGGTTGCACACTCGAAGAATGTCTAATGCTTCAGCTATTCCACAAGATCAACACACTTGCTCGTCACAGCAGAGTGTTTCACAATCCAATTCTCCGCAAAGCCCGCTTCAGTTAGCTGGCTCTGCACTTGCATTGTCAGTGACTGCGGgagatagcttggaggatgatggCAAATCAGAGAGCTATAGCTGGAAATGA